The DNA window CGGAATCACTCTGCTGCAAAGCGAAAAGGCCCTCGCAGGCGACAGGAACAACCAGTTTTTCTGCTGCGTCAACGGCGTGTCCGTCACGGCGGACATGGGCGGGACTGTGGCGCCCAACATAGCTTACTGGCTGTCTTTGCCGTGGGGCAAGGAGGACGTATCCCAGGCGAACCTGCGGTTCGTCAACTGGTTCGGCCCCGGGCTTTTTGGAATGGACATCGGCGCCATGAAGGTGGTGGACTATGACGTGGTGGGGGCCGGGCGCGAATGGTTCGGCTCGCCTCTATTCGCTTTTTACGGCCATCCGGGCAACTCCGCTTCCGGTGAAATGGGCATGACCGCTGTCCACAACGACACCGGCGTCCGGGTGTATGGCCGCCCCTCATTTGGAATGTTCAGCTATGAGGCGGGGATGTACACAGGATCGCAGTTGACCTCCATGGGCGAGGACGACGCCGACAAGGCGTTCACCGCCATGGGCCGGGTGGACACGGAGAAAGTTGCTGTGTCACTGCGGTACTGGACGAACAAGACCGGCCTTATGGACCAGACGGTGACCACTGCTGACGGGCAGACCCTGGTGTTCGCCGCGGACAAAAGGAATCCGGACGAGACGACGCAGGAAATAATCCTTTCGGCCCGGTACAGGCATCCGTACTTCGAGGTGGACGCCACTTTGGACAGGGTGTCGTTCACCATGACCGATTCGGAGCTCACCTCCTCCGACGGGACCGTGCACACCCTTTCCATGTCCGGGATCAACCGGACGGGGATATCGGTGAGCGCTTTGTGGTTCGTCAACAACTGGATGGAGACGGGGCTGACATACGGCCAGTCCAAATACTCCGATTACGACCAGACGGTGGACGGAATAAGGACGGCCTACACCGGCTATCCGGTGAGTATGTTCCAGTGGCGCCTGCTCATCAAGCCGGCCGCGAACATGAAACTGGCCTTTGAGGCGCAGGTGGACACTTCTTCCGAAGATTCCCGCAAACGATCCGACGGCACATCGGCCGATCCGGACAACAAGTTCATCCTGCAATGGAGCATGTCGCTGTAAGTCGGCGGCTCGATGTTCCGGGACGATAAATGAGCGGGCACGGCGGATCCTTTAAAGTTATAATTCTGGCTCTTTTGGCCAACCTTGGCATTGCGCTGTCCAAATTCGCCGGGGCTCTCTATACAGGCAGCGCCTCGCTGTTCGCGGAGGCGATCCATAGCTCTGTTGACTGCGGCAACCAGGCGCTGCTTTTGGTCGGCATTAAAGCTTCCGCGCGTCCGCCATCGCCGACGCACCAGCTTGGATACGGCCGGGAGGCTTTCTTCTGGTCGTTCATGGTGGCGATAATGCTTTTCACCCTCGGCGGGGCGTATTCGGTGTATGAGGGCGCCCACAAACTTTCCGCGCACGAGCCGATTGAAAGCCCGGTTGTGGCGCTTGCGATACTTGCGGTGGGCGTCGTTCTGGAGTCCATTTCGTTCAAAGCTTGCCTGAATGAAGTCCGGCAGATCAACCGGTTCGGCGGCATGTGGGAATGGTTCAAAAAGACCACCAACACCGACCTTCTTGTTGTGTTCACCGAGGACCTTGCGGCTCTTCTGGGGCTGGTGATCGCCGCCTCGTGCGTGACCGCCTCATGGATAACCGGCGATTCGATTTATGACGCCGCCGGCTCGATTATCGTCGGAACGTTGTTGATCGTGGTGGCCGCGACGCTGGGGGTGGAGATTAAATCGCTGCTTATCGGCGAATCTCCCGCAACCGACTACCGCCCCGGCATCGAGCCTATCATGGCAAAACATATCCCCGGCGGAAAAGTCATTGCGCTTATCGCCCTTCAAACCGGCGCCTCCGAAGTGATGGTCAGTTACAAGGTGACGCACGGGCGGATCAGCGGAGCGCGCGAACTGATCGATGCGATAAACGCCGTGGAGCGGGACGTTAAAACCGCCTTCCCTGAAATCCGCTGGCAGTTCGTGGAGCCGGACATACAGGAGTAGCGCCTCACTCCGGCTTTCTGGCGCAGGCCAGTATCATGTGGCTCACCGGCCTGAATAGCGGTTTGGTCATCCTGGCCGCCTTGAAAGCAACCCTGTACAGCAAGGGAAACGAGGCGAGTTTAAGATCGAGGTTCAAAAAACGGCTTATTCCCTGCGCCACATGGATGGGACGGATGCCGCATACCTCGAATCCCGCAATCAGGAGCTCGTTGGCCAACTCATTTCTTGTCATCCGCCACTGATAGAACCGCAGTTTGCCATGAGCCTGTTCCGGTCTGGCCGGCGGCCGCCTGAAACAGTCCGACAAAACATCCCGGATCAGGTGGCGCGGGTTGTGGAACGGAACCGACATGAACAGGTATCCGCCCGGTTTTAGCATACGCAATGTTTCCTTTAAAGGCTGCCCGAACCCCGCTTCATAATGTTCGAATACACCCCAGGATATGACGGCGTTAAAAGAGCCGTCCTGCGCGTCAAGCGAGCGCACATCGGCGATTATGAATTTGTTCCCGGGAAACATGGCTTGAAGCTTGGCCACGGTGGCGGCGCTGATGTCCGCCCCGGTTACGTCATGGCCCATGGCCGCAAGCCACACCGTCCATTCGCCGGTTCCGCATCCGGCGTCTAGTATGTTGGCGTTAGCCGGCAATTTGTCCATGAACGGCTTTATGGCTTTCCACTCGTCCGACGCGCGAAGGTCCGCGGGGTTGATTCCCTTTTCAGCCCATCTGGCGGTCCAGAACCGCTCTATGAAATCCGTCTCCCCGCCACCATGGCAGTCTTCGATGTAATCCTTTTTCATCGGTTGATCTTTGCGCCTTAAAGCTTTACTTTCCCTCGCTTGACTGCATGCTCAATCAATCCAGCCCCTCTCTCACTTCGCCATCTCCGCCACTTTCACAAGGTTTGTGGTTCCGGCCTTGCCCAGCGGGGCTCCGGCGATGATGATAAGGTTTGCCCCCGGCGCGGCCACTCCATGTTCCCTTGCGCTTTTCAACGCCAGCCCGTCCAAAAGCCCGGCGTCTTCCACTTTCGGTATCGGCCCCGGAATGATCCCCCAGCTAAGGCTGAGTTGGCGCAAGGTATAAGGCTCCGCGCTAAGCCCCAGAATGGCCTGCGGCGGCCGGAAGCGGGAGACGAGCCGGGCGGTGGCGCCGGAAGTTGTGAACGCCGCTATGGCGGAAGCGCCAAGGTCGCGCGCCAGCCAGCAGGCGGCGTGGCTTACGGCGGCGGCGGTGTGCGACACCAGATCGGCATCGCATCCGTCAAGGAAACCCTGGCTGTCTATCATCGGTTCGGTGGCCCGGGCGATCAGGTCGAGCGTCTTTACCGACTCGACAGGATACTCCCCAACAGCGGTCTCGTCGGAGAGCATCAACGCGTCCGTCCCGTCGAGAATGGAGTTTGCCACGTCGGACGCCTCCGCCCTTGTGGGGCGGGGATTTTTTATCATCGATGTGAGTATCTGCGTGGCGGTGATCACCGGTTTTCCCGCCATCCGCGTGGCGTGGATTATTTCTTTTTGCGCCCGGGGCACCCGCTCTAACGGCATTTCCACCCCAAGGTCCCCCCGCGCCACCATTATCCCGTCGGCCAGCTTTAGTATCTGCTTGAGGTTGGCCATCGCCTGCGGTTTTTCTATCTTCGCCAGGATCATCGGCCGCACACGCCTTTCCCGGATGATCTGGACCGGCTCGGCCAGGTCCTCCGCCGACCGGACGAACGACACCGCCACGAAGTCCACCCCCATTTCAAGGCCGAACATGAAATCGCGCCTGTCTTTTTCCGTGAAGGCCTCGATGCGCAACGGGCTGTCCGGGAAATTCACCCCTTTGCCGGAGCTTATCACCCCGCGGTTCTTTACGCGGGTGATGATCTGGTCGCCGCGTATTTCTTCCACCTCAAGCTCGATCATGCCGTCGGCCAGGAGCAGCCTTTCGGAAGGGGCCACATCCTGGGCAAGATACGGGTAATTGACCGGTATGGCGCCGTCCCGGCAGGTCTCCCCGGAGCATATGGCCAGCGCGTCCCCTTTTTCGACGGTCAACGGCTCTTCGAGCTTGCCGACGCGGATTTTGGGGCCGCAAAGGTCCTGTAGCACCCCGACAGGCTTGCCGGTCTTCTGGGACAGTTTCCTTATAAGGCCGATGGAGGCGCCGTGGGACTCGTGGGAGCCATGGGAGAAATTAAGCCTGAACACGTCCACCCCGGCCCTTATCAATTCCTCCAGCTTTTCTTCGGAGGAAGACGATGGGCCGATTGTCACTACTATTTTGGTGTTGCGTCTCATCAAGCCGCGCCGGATCCCTGTATTTTGATCGTCATATAAACTCTTCCGGCTTCATATTTATTTCTCCTCAAGCGCCTGCTTAATAGCGAGAGCTTAGCACAACCTCCCCCTTAAGGGGGGAGGGGTGAAAATGGCGATGCTATCTTAACTATGCAAACTCTCCTTGATGACAGTCCATATTACTATCTATCAGTCCGCGCCGCCATCAAACCCGCTCCTTGATCCTCTTGTACCGCTTTAGCCGGAACGTCTCCTCCCTCCCTTTTTCCTCCAGGCGGTTGACGATCTCGTTCATG is part of the Nitrospinota bacterium genome and encodes:
- a CDS encoding cation transporter; translated protein: MSGHGGSFKVIILALLANLGIALSKFAGALYTGSASLFAEAIHSSVDCGNQALLLVGIKASARPPSPTHQLGYGREAFFWSFMVAIMLFTLGGAYSVYEGAHKLSAHEPIESPVVALAILAVGVVLESISFKACLNEVRQINRFGGMWEWFKKTTNTDLLVVFTEDLAALLGLVIAASCVTASWITGDSIYDAAGSIIVGTLLIVVAATLGVEIKSLLIGESPATDYRPGIEPIMAKHIPGGKVIALIALQTGASEVMVSYKVTHGRISGARELIDAINAVERDVKTAFPEIRWQFVEPDIQE
- a CDS encoding methyltransferase domain-containing protein, whose product is MKKDYIEDCHGGGETDFIERFWTARWAEKGINPADLRASDEWKAIKPFMDKLPANANILDAGCGTGEWTVWLAAMGHDVTGADISAATVAKLQAMFPGNKFIIADVRSLDAQDGSFNAVISWGVFEHYEAGFGQPLKETLRMLKPGGYLFMSVPFHNPRHLIRDVLSDCFRRPPARPEQAHGKLRFYQWRMTRNELANELLIAGFEVCGIRPIHVAQGISRFLNLDLKLASFPLLYRVAFKAARMTKPLFRPVSHMILACARKPE
- the pyk gene encoding pyruvate kinase, which codes for MRRNTKIVVTIGPSSSSEEKLEELIRAGVDVFRLNFSHGSHESHGASIGLIRKLSQKTGKPVGVLQDLCGPKIRVGKLEEPLTVEKGDALAICSGETCRDGAIPVNYPYLAQDVAPSERLLLADGMIELEVEEIRGDQIITRVKNRGVISSGKGVNFPDSPLRIEAFTEKDRRDFMFGLEMGVDFVAVSFVRSAEDLAEPVQIIRERRVRPMILAKIEKPQAMANLKQILKLADGIMVARGDLGVEMPLERVPRAQKEIIHATRMAGKPVITATQILTSMIKNPRPTRAEASDVANSILDGTDALMLSDETAVGEYPVESVKTLDLIARATEPMIDSQGFLDGCDADLVSHTAAAVSHAACWLARDLGASAIAAFTTSGATARLVSRFRPPQAILGLSAEPYTLRQLSLSWGIIPGPIPKVEDAGLLDGLALKSAREHGVAAPGANLIIIAGAPLGKAGTTNLVKVAEMAK